GAATCGGCCGCACTGGCCGCCTCGACGGGCGATCCGCGCACGGCGGCGCAGGCGCTGACCGTCCAGGCGCGGATGGACCGCGCCCTCGGTTCACCGGACGCGGAGGCCGTGCTCGCCCAGGCCCGCGCCCTGGAGCTGGCCGAGCGCCCGCTCGGAATCCGTAACGCCGCACAGATCCTGACGATCCGTCACGCCCTCTTCGACGGCCGGCTGACGGACGCCCGTGACGAACTGGGCGCCCTCCTCCCGCTGGTGCAGCGGCGCGGCTCGGTCGAGGACGCCATCGAACTCCTCAGCACGCTCGCCGAGATCGAGTCCCGGATCGGTCCGTGCCCGGCGGCCATCGCGCACGCAGGGCAGTCGCTCGCCCTCACCCTGGAGGCGGGCCTCTCCCCCGGTCCTGCGTGGTACGCGCTGGCGCTCGCGGAGACCGCGGGCGGCAGCTTCGCACGGGCCGCGAGCTACGCCCGCCGCAGTGTCCAGGCCTCGGAGGAGGAGGGCGACCGGGTCTTCCTCTCCCGCAGCCGCTACGCGCTCGGCCGGGTCCAGCTCGTCAACGGTGACGTGGCCGCCGCGCTGGAGACGCTGCGGCGCGTTCAGGCCAACGAACGGGCCCAGTCGAACGTGGATCCGTCGATGCTGCGCTGGCACGAGGAGCTGGCCGAGGCCCTGCTCGCCAACGACGCCGGCGACGAGGCCCTCGCGCTCCTCGCGGAGGTACGGCCGGTGGCGGAGCGGCTCGGCCGTACGACCGTCCTCCTCGGCTGCGACCGGGTGCACGCCCTCTGTCTGGCGGCGGAGGGGCGGACGGACGCGGCGGCCGAGCTGCTCACGGGGACGGCCGAGCGCTTCGGCCGCGCCGGGCTGCCGCTGGAGCGGGGCCGGGCGCTGATCGCGCTGGCCCGGGTGGAGCGCCGCAGGCGGCGCAGGTCGGCGGCGCAGAGCGCCCTGCACGAGGCCGCTTCGGTGTTCGAGCGGGCCGGAGCGGCGCCGTGGCTGGCCCTGGCGGGCGATGCCCCGGCGGGCGCGGTGGGCGAGAGCTCCGGCGGCGCTTCGGGCGGCGAGGAGACACTGCCCGCGCTGTCCGCGCTCACGGAGGCGGAGCTGCGGCTCGCCCGGCTGGTGGGCCAGGGGGCCAGCAACCAGGAGGCGGCGGCGAAGCTGTACCTGAGCGTGAAGACGGTCGAGGCCCGGCTGACCCGGATCTACCAGAAGCTCGACGTCCGCTCGCGCGCCCAGCTGGCGACGGCCCTCAGACCGTGAAGGGCCGCTGGTGGAGGAAGTCCGAGGCCGGCGCGCCGGTCAGGTAGAGATTCGGGCTCTGGGTCGGCGGCAGTCTGCGCTGGATCGCCCGGTGGAAGTCCCGGTAGCCGCCCCGGAAGGCGCCCCCGTCCCACACCCGGAGGAGGGCCGCGGTGAAGGCTCCGTTGACGTCGCCGTCGGCCGCGGTCTGGTTGTCCTGGCAGGCCGAGACGAGCAGCGCGTCGGGGTCCGTCCCGTCGGCGGACGCCTCCTCCGCGAGCGACTGCCGCAGCTCGTCAAGGAAGGTCCGGTCGCGTTCGTACAGCTGCCGCTGCTGCGGTTCGGGCAGGTAGCGGCCCCGGTCGCCGTCCGTCACGCCGGGGAGCTCGATGGTGCTGCCGCTGTGGCAGCAGTCGAAGAGGGCGACGATCCGTACGTCGTCGGCGAAGGCGCGGAAGGTCCGCTGCACCTCGTCGTCGAGGAACTGGCGGTCGTACAGGACCAGGGTCTCGTCGAGGGCGTCCGGCTCGTCGTCCGTACCGGACTCGTCGGGGACCTGACCGCCGTGGCCCGAATAGGTGAAGAGCAGGATGTCGCCGGGGGCGAGCCGGGCGGCGGCGTCGCCGAGGACGGAGGTGACGTTGGCGACGGTGCCGTCCGGGGTGAGCAGGACGGTGGTCTCGAATCCCGCGGTGCGGGCGATCCGTGCCATGTCGTGGGCGTCGTTCTCGCAGGCGATCAGG
The sequence above is a segment of the Streptomyces sp. NBC_01255 genome. Coding sequences within it:
- a CDS encoding caspase family protein, yielding MATGLSLHVGLNEVDPARYEGWAGTLIACENDAHDMARIARTAGFETTVLLTPDGTVANVTSVLGDAAARLAPGDILLFTYSGHGGQVPDESGTDDEPDALDETLVLYDRQFLDDEVQRTFRAFADDVRIVALFDCCHSGSTIELPGVTDGDRGRYLPEPQQRQLYERDRTFLDELRQSLAEEASADGTDPDALLVSACQDNQTAADGDVNGAFTAALLRVWDGGAFRGGYRDFHRAIQRRLPPTQSPNLYLTGAPASDFLHQRPFTV